The sequence CCTTGAGCGTGGTGGCCAGCAGCCACAGCACCAGCAAAGCCAGCACCGCCCGGCGGCGCGCTTGCTCAGGCAGGACCACAGGCCGAGGCCAGCGCGTGGCCCAGCGCACGAAGGGGGCGCTGATCCAATCCAGCAAACGCCAAAACGGGTTGACGCCCGGCACCACACCCGGCCAATGCGCCAGCACCCACTGGCCCAACATCGCCATCAGGGCGACTTCGGTCACCAGCTTGAGGGTCATGGCCAGCCACAGCATCGCAGGTTGTCTCGGGAGGTTGGTGTTTGGGAGCGATTGTCGGGGCATTCGGGGGCGCCGCCCGGCTCCAGCCACCCAAACTGCGCCGGTAGTTTCCCGAGCGAGGCGGCGCCCCCATGCGAAAATCCGCCGCCTTCGACGGCCCTGCGCTGGCCGCTCGACCCTCACATCATCACAAGATCACCGGAATCTGACCATGGACATCGAACGCGTCAACGCCATCGGCACCACCCTCGCAGACTTGAGCGCTCGCACCGAAGCGCTACGGGGGTATCTTTGACTACGATCGCAAAGCCCTGCGCCTGACGGAAGTCAACGCCACGCTGGAGAACCCAGCGATTTGGAACGACCCGAAGCGCGCCCAAGAGCTGGGCAAGGAAAAGAAACAGCTCGACGAAGTGGTCGGCACCATCGACCACCTCACCGGCCAATTGGCGGACAACGCCGAGCTGTTCGAAATGACCAAGGCCGAGGATGACTTCGACAGCCTCGAAGCCATCGAAGCCGATGCCGACAAGCTGCGCGAAGCCGTTGAACTGCTCGAATTCCGCCGCATGTTCAGCAACCCAGCCGACCCGAGCAACTGCTTCATCGACATCCAAGCCGGTGCCGGCGGCACCGAGGCCTGTGATTGGGCGGGCATGTTGCTGCGTCAGTATCTGAAGTACTGCGAACGCAAGGGCTTCAAGGCCACGCTGGAAGACGAAACCCCGGGCGATGTCGCTGGCCTGAAAAGCGCCACCATCAAGGTGGAAGGCGAGTATGCGTTCGGCCACTTGCGCACCGAATCGGGCGTGCATCGGCTGGTGCGCAAGAGCCCGTTCGATTCGGCGGGTGGGCGCCACACCTCGTTCGCGTCGCTGTTCGTGTACCCGGAAATCGACGACTCGATCGAGATCGACATCAACCCGGCCGATGTGCGCACCGACACCTACCGCGCTTCCGGCGCTGGCGGTCAGCACATCAACAAAACCGACTCGGCGGTGCGGCTGACGCACATCCCGACCGGCATCGTCGTGCAGTGCCAAGACAGCCGCAGCCAGCACAGCAACCGCGATGTGGCCTGGCGCCGCCTGCGCTCGCGTCTGTACGACTACGAGATGAAAAAGCGCATGGAAGAGCAGCAAAAGCTCGAAGACACCAAAACCGACGTGGGTTGGGGTCACCAAATCCGTTCGTATGTGCTGGATCAGAGCCGCATCAAGGATTTGCGCACCAACGTCGAAATCTCCAACACCCAAAAGGTGCTGGACGGGGATTTGGACACCTTCATCCAAGCCAGTCTGAAACAGGGCCTCTGAGGCCGTTTAGCGGGCGCCGTGGCGCCCCTTTTTTCGAGGATTCGCCATCATGATGTTGTTGCGTGAAGCGCTGGCGCCCATGGTGCGCCGGCAGGACTACAGCGCCCCGGCCTACCGCATCCGTGCGGTGGAGCTGACGTTCGATCTGGACGCGGCCAAGACCATCGTTGGCAGCCGTCTGAGCGTGGAGCGCGACACCGCCTTGCCCGTGCAGCCGCTGCGCTTGGATGGCGAAGACCTGAACCTGTTGCGCGTGTTGGTGGATGGCCAGAGCGTGTCCTTCCGCCACGAGAACGGCCAATTGGTGATCGATGCGCCGGCAGCGGAGGCGTTCACGCTCGAAATCCGCAACACGATTGCGCCGGAAAAGAACACGCAGTTGTCGGGGCTGTACGCCTCGGGCTCGGGCCTCTTTACGCAGTGCGAGGCCGAGGGCTTCCGCCGCATCACCTATTTCTTGGATCGCCCGGACGTGATGACGGTGTTCACCGTCACGCTGCGCGCTGACAAGAAGAAGTACCCGGTGCTGCTGTCCAACGGCAATCTGCTGGAGCAAGGCGAGCTGGCCAACGGCAAGCACTTCGCCAAGTGGCACGACCCGTTCCCGAAACCCGCTTACCTGTTCGCCGTGGTGGCCGCTGACTTGGTGGCGCGTGAGCAGCGTGTCCTCAGCCGCAGTGGCAAAGAGCATCTGTTGCAGGTCTACGTGAAGCGCGGCGATCTGGACAAGACCGAACACGCCATGAACTCGCTCATCGCCTCGATGGTGTGGGACGAGGCGCGTTTCGGCCTGGCGCTGGATCTGGAGCGCTTCATGATCGTGGCGGTGCCCGACTTCAACATGGGCGCGATGGAAAACAAGGGGCTCAACCTCTTCAACACCAAATTCGTGCTGGCCAACGCCGCCACGGCCACCGATGTGGATTTCGACGGCATCGAAAGCGTGGTGGCGCACGAATACTTCCACAACTGGACGGGCAACCGCGTCACCTGCCGGGATTGGTTCCAACTTTCGCTGAAGGAGGGCCTGACCGTCTTCCGCGACCAAGAGTTCAGCATGGACATGGCGGGCAGCCCGTCCGCCCGAGGCGTGCGCCGCATCGGTGATGTGCGCGTGCTGCGCGAGCGCCAGTTCCCTGAAGATGCCGGCCCGATGGCCCACCCGGTGCGCCCGGACGCTTACCAAGCCATCGACAACTTCTACACCGCCACGGTGTACGAAAAGGGCTCCGAAGTGGTGCGCATGATGCACACCCTGGTGGGCCGCGAAGGCTTTGCCGCCGGCATGAAGCTGTACTTTGCGCGCCACGACGGCCAGGCCGTGACCTGCGACGATTTCGCCCAAGCGATGGCCGACGCCAACCCGGACAGCGCGCTGGCGGCGAACCTGGAACTGTTCAAACGCTGGTACGCCCAAGCCGGCACGCCGCGCTTGCAAGCGCGTGGCGTGTGGGATGCCGAAGCTCGCACTTGGACGCTGACGCTGGCGCAACACAACCCGCCCAGCCCTGGCCAAGCCGACAAGCTGCCGCAGCTCATCCCCGTGGCGCTGGGGTTGTTGAAGCGCGACGGCACCGCGTTGCCGCTGCAACTGGCCGGTGAAGCCGAAGCCGGCGGCACCGAGCGCGTGCTGGTGATGACCGAGGCGACGCAAAGCTTCACCTTCGTGAACGTGGATGCCGAGGTGGTGCCTTCGCTGCTGCGCGGTTTCTCCGCGCCGGTGGTGCTGGACGATGGCCTGAGCGACGCCGATCTGCTGGTGCTGCTGGCCCATGACACCGACGCCTTCAACCGCTGGGAAGCTGGCCAGCGTCTGGCGGCCAACCGCATTCGCGCCGCGCTGGCCGCACCGGTGGAAGCGCCGGTGGTGCTGGATGACGCCTTCATCGCTGCCATGCGCGCCCTGCTGCGCGATGCGTCGCTGGACGCTGCGTTCAAAGAACTGGTGTTGACGCTGCCGTCGGAAATTTATCTGGCGGATCAGATCGAAGGCATCGATCCGCAGCGCTTGCATGCCGTGCGCGAAAGCTTGATCGACCAACTCGCTGCGGCCCTGCATGCAGATTGGGCCTGGGCGTTCGAAGCGCATCAAGTCAAGGTCGGTTACAAGCCGGACGCTTGGCAAACCGGTCAGCGGGCTTTGGCCAATCTGGCGCTGGCGATGTTGGTGCGCCACGCCGTGGCCACGGGCGATCCGCTCTGGCCCGGCAAGGCTTACCAGCGTTTCAAAGACGCCAGCAACATGACCGACCGCTTGGGCGCCCTCGAAGCCCTGGTGAACGCCCACGCCGAACTGGCCGAACCGGCGCTGGCGCGCTTTCACGCCCAGTTCAAGGGCGAGGCGCTGGTGTTGGACAAGTGGTTCATGCTGCAAGCCCGTGCGCCGGAGCGCGATGGCCGGGTGTTCGCCCGCATCCAGCAACTGCTTCAGCACCCGGATTTCACCCTGGGCAACCCGAACCGGGCGCGGGCGTTGCTGTTCTCACTCACCCACTTCAACCCGGCGGCGTTCCACCGGCTGGACGCCGCCGGCTACGCCTTCTGGGCCGACAAGGTGCTGGCGCTGGACACCGCCAACCCGCAACTGGCTTCGCGCTACGCCCGGGCGCTGGATCGCTGGCGCAACCTGGCCGAACCGTACCGCAGCGCAGCACGCGAGGCCATCGCCCGCGTGGCCGCCAAGCCCGATTTGAGCGGCGACACACACGAAATCATCCAACGCGCCTTGGCCGATTGATGTTCGCCCCCTCCGTTTTTTCTGTACACAAAACCTACACTTCACTGGAGCTCACAACATGACCAAACGTGTCAGCCTCACCCAGTACCTCGTTGAACAACAGCGCGAACATGGCCAAATCCCTGCTCAGTTGCGCTTGCTGATCGAGGTGGTGGCCCGTGCGTGCAAGCGCATCGCTATTTCCGTCAATAAGGGCGCGTTGGGCGAAGTGCTCGGCTCGGCTGGTTCGGAAAACGTGCAGGGTGAAGTGCAGAAGAAACTCGACATCATCTCCAACGAGGTGCTGATCGAGGCCAACGAATGGGGCGGCCACCTGGCGGCCATGGCCTCGGAGGAAATGGACTCCATCCACGTCGTGCCGAACCGCTACCCGCAAGGTGAATACCTGCTGATGTTCGACCCGCTGGATGGCTCTTCAAACATCGATGTGAACGTGTCCATCGGCACCATCTTCTCGGTGCTGAAGAAGCCCAACGACGATCCGAACGTGATTGAGCCAGTGAGCGAGGCGGATTTCCTCCAGCCCGGCCACCAGCAAGCGGCGGCGGGTTACTGCGTCTATGGCCCGCAAACCACCCTGGTGCTGACGGTGGGTCACGGCGTGGCGATGTTCACGCTGGATCGCGAGCAAGGCTCCTGGGTGCTGACCACCGACAAGGTGGAAATCCCGGCAGACACCAAGGAATTTGCCATCAACATGAGCAACATGCGCCACTGGGCGCCGCCGGTGAGCCGTTACATCAGCGAATGCTTGGCCGGCAAGGAAGGCGTGCGCGGCAAGGACTTCAACATGCGTTGGGTTGCGTCCATGGTGGCCGATGTGCATCGCATCATGACCCGTGGCGGCATCTTCATGTACCCGTGGGACAAGCGCGAGCCGACCAAGCCCGGCAAGCTGCGCCTGATGTACGAGGCCAACCCAATGGCTTTCTTGATTGAGCAAGCGGGCGGCATGGCGACCAACGGCACCGAGCGCATCATGGATCTGCCCCCGACCAAGCTGCACGAGCGTGTGTCGGTGATCCTCGGTTCGAAGAACGAGGTGCAGCGCGTGACGGACTATCACAAGGAAGCGGCCACGCCTGCGGCTTGAGTTACGCACAAAACGCTTGCATTGCCGTGAAATGGCGCTAGAATGCGAGCTTTCGCCGGTGTAGCTCAGTTGGTAGAGCAGCTCATTCGTAATGAGAAGGTCGAGGGTTCGACTCCTTTCACCGCACCAAATCAGCGAAGCGCAACACCTCGCAACAAGCAAGCCCCTCAGCCATCCGTGCTCAGGGGCTTTTTTGTTGCCCCTTTTGCACATGAAAGCCCGTCAATTCACTGATTTGGCGCTGCCGTTGATGGCCATGCTCATCGGAGCTGTTGTTTCCGCGTTCGGCATCCACTGGTTGTGGCGCGAATACACGCTGTACGCACTCATGGTCACCGCCTTTTCTTTCTTCAGTGGCGGGCTGTTCGTGCCTGACAACCTCATCTGCCGGCTGGTCGCAGTTGGCATCGGGTTCGGGCTGCTGGTCGGCTCATTATTGGCCGTCTCTCACCCTTAGCCCAAAGAGGCCAAGGTCAGGGCTGCTTGAGGCTGTCTGCGTAGGACTTGATTCTGCGCATTCCGTCCGCCATGCACGCCTCCATTTTTTGACCTGCCTCATCTCCATGCACCTGGTAATCGGTGGCCATTTGGTTGGCCTGCGCCGCGATTTCTTCCTGCGTCCCAGCTTTCTCAACAGCCGTGACGAACGGCTCCAACAACTCTTTGCAGCAGCCAAAAATCGTGGGCTCCAGGGCTTTTCTCCAAAGAACATTTCCCACGAGTTCCGCCTTGGCCTCGTTTTCATCCTTGAAGTGCTTGCCCTTGGCCGCCGCCCCTTTGATGAATCCCTTGACAACACCCCGGGTCGTCACGGCCATGCAACTGCCGATGCTGGTGTGAATGGCCGCAACCCTCATCATCTCGATGCCAGACGGCGCTTGCGCATGAACCGGCACTGAAACAGCCACCACCAGCGCCAGCATCCATGTTTTACGCATCATGCACTCCTTGTTGTTTGAGTTTGATTGTGTTGGCTCACCCTCTTTACAGCAGGTGACCAGGGTCAAGGCATCCCGGTTTTAACCTGCCGGTCTTTTCACGGCTTCCGCACATCCGCCACCACGTTCTGCCCGAAATCCGGGCGCTCCCACCAGGCCATCACGCACCGCGCCACGTCGTCAGGGTGCAGCAACTGGCCGTGAGCGTGCAGGCGGGCGAAGCTGGGTTGATCGGGAAACGCCTGCGGGTCGGCTTGGCGCAGTTGGACTTGCATGTCCGTGTCGATCACCCCGGGCGCCAGTGACACCACCCGCGCTCCGTTGGGCCGCTGCGCTTCTTCCAACGCCACGCAGCGGCTGAAATGATCCAGCCCCGCCTTGGCCGCACAGTAAGCCGCACCGGACGCCATGGGCCGCTGCCCCAAACCCGACGAGATGTTCAGCACCTTGCGCGCCCCCGTCCAACTTTGTGTGCCGCGCAAGAACAGCCCCGTCAACACCATCGCTGCTTCCAGACCGACGCGCAAAGCCCGCCCCGTGTCCTCCGGTGCTTGCGCCGACAAAGGCAGCAGCGGCGCCATGTATCCCGCATTGTTGATGAGCGTGACCGCCGGGTAACGATCCCCGGGTTGCGCTTGCAACCACTCCAGCAAGGGCCAAGCCGCTCGCTCTGGCTCGTTCAAGTCGAAGCGCCATTGGTGCAAGATCGCACCTTCACGTTCGGCCATTTCGTCCAGTGCCGGCTCCGAGGTGCGCGCCACGCCGATGACGGTGTGGCGCCGCTGCAAACACTGGCGCACCAGCGCCGCACCCAGACCACGAGAAGCACCCGTGACGATGGTCAGTGGAAAAGTTTGAGGCATGTGTGTCTCCTGAAATCGTGGTGCCCCGCCCGACAATGCATGCATGGACACCCCCTCAACACCTCATTCTGCGCCCACCCGCCCCACCTCATCGCGCTGGTGGTGGCGCCCCCTGCCTCTGGCCCTGATCGCCACGGTGCTGCTGCTGCTGTTGGCCAGCGGCCCCTTCTTGCTCACTTGGCTGAATCCGTCGCCACCCACCACGCCGGCGGTGGGCATGCCGTGGCAGGTGCAGGTTGATGCCGACGGTCGCAGCGAAGTGTTTGGCCTGCGTTTGGGCGTCACCCGCTTGGCCGATGTGCAAACCCACTTTGCCGCCGACCTGAGTCTGGCCGTGGTGGCCTCGCGTGACCGGGCGCCCACCTTGGAAGCTTATGTGGAGAGTTTCCGTGCCGGCTTCATCACAGGCAAGCTGGTGCTGGCGTTCGATGCCGATGCTGGCTGGTTGGAGCGCGCTCCGAAACGCGCTGTCGGCCACGATGTCGGTGAGGGCGGGCGCAGTGTGCGCTACAAACTCAGCGCCGACGATTGGGCCATGGCCGCCTCCGCACGCCTGATCGCCCTGAGTTTTGTGCCCTCCGCCCGGTTGGATGAGGACGTGGTGCAGCAGCGTTTTGGCCCCCCCACTGAGCGCCTGTCGGGCCCCGGCGGTGAGCTGCAATTGCTCTACCCCGCATCGGGGGTGGCGGTGGCGCTACCGCCTGCGCAGGGCGAGAGCGCCCGGGCGAAGTCCCTCATCCAGTACGTGGCCCCGGCGCAGTTCGAAACGCTGCTACGCGCCCCCCTGAAGGCCGCCTCAGTCCCCTGACCTGCGACCCGCCTCAGAACGGCACAGGCGCCTGCAAGCACACACGCACCCCACTCACCGGATGCGGCAGACTCAGGGTGCAAGCGTGCAGCAGCAAACGCGGCGCTTGGGCCACCACCTCTGGCGGGGCATACAACTCATCCCCCAAGATGGGGTGGCCCAGCGCCATCAAATGCACACGCAGTTGGTGAGAACGCCCGGTCACCGGTTTCAACCGCAGCCGGGTGGTGCCGTGAACGGGGTCACGCGCCAACACCTCCCAGCGCGTCAGGGACGGTTTGCCCAGCACGGGATCGATTTTTTGGCGTGGCCGGTTGGGCCAATCACAGATCAGCGGCCAGTCGATTTCGCCCGCATCGTCGGCCAACAAACCGCTGACCACGGCCTCGTAGACCTTGTCGGTCTGACGCTGCTCGAAGGCCCGACTCAGGGCACGCTGGGCCTGTGCGCCCCGCCCCAGCACCAAGACGCCGGAGGTGCCCATGTCCAAGCGATGCACGATGGCTGCATCGGCCCACACGGCTTGCACGCGGGCGCTGACGCAGTCGGCATGCTCAGCCCCCCGCCCGGGGACGGACAGCAAACCCGAAGGCTTGTCCACCGCCACCATTTGTTCATCCAGCCACACCACGGGCGGCAGCCCCGCCGGGACTTTGGCTTGCAATCCCCCCACGACCGACTCCTTTGCGTCTTGCATTTGACTGCGGGCCGCGAGTGTGCCTCACCGCTACACTGCCGCCATGTTGAGCGACCTCTTCCCCCCTGACCCCCTACCCTACCTGCTCGGCGGCATGTGGATTGGCCTGGCGATCGGGCTGTTGTACGTGTTCACCGGGCGTTTCGGCGGTGTAAGCACCACGTTCTCCTCAACGTGGTCGCTGGTGCTGAAGCTGTCTTACTTCCGTCAACCCTCGGTGTGGAACGCACGCGGCTGGCGCCTGGCCTATGCCCTGGGTTTGGTGCTGGGCGGCCTGTACTGGGCCCTGCACGCCCCTGCGAACACGTCGCTGAACAGCGGGCTGCCCGCGTGGCGGCTGTTCTTGGGCGGGTTGATCGCTGGTGTGGGCGCACGCATGGCCAGTGGCTGCACCGCCGGCCATGGCATTTGCGGCCTGGGTTCGCTGCGCAAAGCCTCTTTTGTGGCGGTGCCCGTGTTTTTGGTTGCGGCCATCGTCACGGCCAACGTCCTGCAACGCTTGCTCTGAGCTTCCCATGCTGAACCGTTTGTTGCAGCAACTGCTGCGCTACATCGACCTGGTGTTCATCACGCTGTGCAGCCCCCCGGTGCCTGGCCTCCTGCGCGGGGCGGTGGTTCTGGTGTGCGGTGGGCTGTTTGGCTACGGCCTGGGCCTGTCCACCATGATCTCCCCTCGGGAGGTGTCCGAGTTCTTGCTGTTGAACAACCTGGGGCTGCTGTTGGTGCTGGGTTCGGCTGTGGGTGTCGCTGCTGTGTTTTTGCTGCTGGCCCCGCGAGGCATGCCGCAGCCGCTGCTGGGTGGCGTTTTCGAGCGCAATCATGTGGCCATCAACCTCCCGCTGGTGCTGGGGGCCTTGCTGTTTGGCATCGGTTGGGGCATGACGGGGGTCTGCCCCGGCCCCGCCCTGGCGGGCCTGGGCGCGGGCAACTGGGAAATGCTGTGGTCTCTCCTCGGTCTGCTGGCCGGTGGCCTGCTGCACGGTCTGGTGATGAGCTGGTTTGACCGTCGCCCTTGACCGTCACT is a genomic window of Vitreoscilla filiformis containing:
- the prfB gene encoding peptide chain release factor 2 (programmed frameshift), yielding MDIERVNAIGTTLADLSARTEALRGYLDYDRKALRLTEVNATLENPAIWNDPKRAQELGKEKKQLDEVVGTIDHLTGQLADNAELFEMTKAEDDFDSLEAIEADADKLREAVELLEFRRMFSNPADPSNCFIDIQAGAGGTEACDWAGMLLRQYLKYCERKGFKATLEDETPGDVAGLKSATIKVEGEYAFGHLRTESGVHRLVRKSPFDSAGGRHTSFASLFVYPEIDDSIEIDINPADVRTDTYRASGAGGQHINKTDSAVRLTHIPTGIVVQCQDSRSQHSNRDVAWRRLRSRLYDYEMKKRMEEQQKLEDTKTDVGWGHQIRSYVLDQSRIKDLRTNVEISNTQKVLDGDLDTFIQASLKQGL
- the pepN gene encoding aminopeptidase N is translated as MMLLREALAPMVRRQDYSAPAYRIRAVELTFDLDAAKTIVGSRLSVERDTALPVQPLRLDGEDLNLLRVLVDGQSVSFRHENGQLVIDAPAAEAFTLEIRNTIAPEKNTQLSGLYASGSGLFTQCEAEGFRRITYFLDRPDVMTVFTVTLRADKKKYPVLLSNGNLLEQGELANGKHFAKWHDPFPKPAYLFAVVAADLVAREQRVLSRSGKEHLLQVYVKRGDLDKTEHAMNSLIASMVWDEARFGLALDLERFMIVAVPDFNMGAMENKGLNLFNTKFVLANAATATDVDFDGIESVVAHEYFHNWTGNRVTCRDWFQLSLKEGLTVFRDQEFSMDMAGSPSARGVRRIGDVRVLRERQFPEDAGPMAHPVRPDAYQAIDNFYTATVYEKGSEVVRMMHTLVGREGFAAGMKLYFARHDGQAVTCDDFAQAMADANPDSALAANLELFKRWYAQAGTPRLQARGVWDAEARTWTLTLAQHNPPSPGQADKLPQLIPVALGLLKRDGTALPLQLAGEAEAGGTERVLVMTEATQSFTFVNVDAEVVPSLLRGFSAPVVLDDGLSDADLLVLLAHDTDAFNRWEAGQRLAANRIRAALAAPVEAPVVLDDAFIAAMRALLRDASLDAAFKELVLTLPSEIYLADQIEGIDPQRLHAVRESLIDQLAAALHADWAWAFEAHQVKVGYKPDAWQTGQRALANLALAMLVRHAVATGDPLWPGKAYQRFKDASNMTDRLGALEALVNAHAELAEPALARFHAQFKGEALVLDKWFMLQARAPERDGRVFARIQQLLQHPDFTLGNPNRARALLFSLTHFNPAAFHRLDAAGYAFWADKVLALDTANPQLASRYARALDRWRNLAEPYRSAAREAIARVAAKPDLSGDTHEIIQRALAD
- a CDS encoding class 1 fructose-bisphosphatase yields the protein MTKRVSLTQYLVEQQREHGQIPAQLRLLIEVVARACKRIAISVNKGALGEVLGSAGSENVQGEVQKKLDIISNEVLIEANEWGGHLAAMASEEMDSIHVVPNRYPQGEYLLMFDPLDGSSNIDVNVSIGTIFSVLKKPNDDPNVIEPVSEADFLQPGHQQAAAGYCVYGPQTTLVLTVGHGVAMFTLDREQGSWVLTTDKVEIPADTKEFAINMSNMRHWAPPVSRYISECLAGKEGVRGKDFNMRWVASMVADVHRIMTRGGIFMYPWDKREPTKPGKLRLMYEANPMAFLIEQAGGMATNGTERIMDLPPTKLHERVSVILGSKNEVQRVTDYHKEAATPAA
- a CDS encoding SDR family NAD(P)-dependent oxidoreductase codes for the protein MPQTFPLTIVTGASRGLGAALVRQCLQRRHTVIGVARTSEPALDEMAEREGAILHQWRFDLNEPERAAWPLLEWLQAQPGDRYPAVTLINNAGYMAPLLPLSAQAPEDTGRALRVGLEAAMVLTGLFLRGTQSWTGARKVLNISSGLGQRPMASGAAYCAAKAGLDHFSRCVALEEAQRPNGARVVSLAPGVIDTDMQVQLRQADPQAFPDQPSFARLHAHGQLLHPDDVARCVMAWWERPDFGQNVVADVRKP
- a CDS encoding pseudouridine synthase; translation: MGGLQAKVPAGLPPVVWLDEQMVAVDKPSGLLSVPGRGAEHADCVSARVQAVWADAAIVHRLDMGTSGVLVLGRGAQAQRALSRAFEQRQTDKVYEAVVSGLLADDAGEIDWPLICDWPNRPRQKIDPVLGKPSLTRWEVLARDPVHGTTRLRLKPVTGRSHQLRVHLMALGHPILGDELYAPPEVVAQAPRLLLHACTLSLPHPVSGVRVCLQAPVPF
- a CDS encoding YeeE/YedE family protein encodes the protein MLSDLFPPDPLPYLLGGMWIGLAIGLLYVFTGRFGGVSTTFSSTWSLVLKLSYFRQPSVWNARGWRLAYALGLVLGGLYWALHAPANTSLNSGLPAWRLFLGGLIAGVGARMASGCTAGHGICGLGSLRKASFVAVPVFLVAAIVTANVLQRLL
- a CDS encoding DUF6691 family protein, which gives rise to MLNRLLQQLLRYIDLVFITLCSPPVPGLLRGAVVLVCGGLFGYGLGLSTMISPREVSEFLLLNNLGLLLVLGSAVGVAAVFLLLAPRGMPQPLLGGVFERNHVAINLPLVLGALLFGIGWGMTGVCPGPALAGLGAGNWEMLWSLLGLLAGGLLHGLVMSWFDRRP